The window TCGGACATGACATGCTCCTTTTTGCATCGTTCAGATCAGCGGCTGTCGTACGTTGTGTCCGCCTTCTGCTATCAAGACGTTCGGGCAGCGCTCTATCCGACAAGCGGGGCAAAAGAAATTTCCGGCCCTTGATCTCAAGGCGATATCAATCGCCAGCGTTCTTATAGAACGCGATGAAATCCGCCCTTTTGCGGCGAGATATTAATATTCCGGCGCCATTGGCAGATCGCTCAAAGGGCGTGCGGTTAGCGATAGTTTCATGTTGGCGCAATACTTATGCGTCTACGCATTATACTCGCGTGCATTTTCGACTATAGTCTTAAGAGACGGGTGGGTACTTGGCGGCGCACAGCCGATAACCAAGGAGCACGTGCTATGAGATATCTGATCGCTATTGCATCCACCGCTCTTCTACTTGCATTCGCAGCGTCACCGTCAATCGCCGATGATCAATCGGCGGGCGAGAGAGCTCGTCACCGAATGGGTGATGAAGGAAAGCTACCGGCAAGCGGTGCTACCAATAGTCGTGTTCCCGATATGGGCGCGGTGACCGGCACTGGTTCCGGCACCGAAGGTTCGTCTCTTCGCATGGGCGATGACGGCAAGTTGCCCGCGACCGATTCCATGAGCGGCGAAGTTCCCAAAATGCAGAAGCCGCAACAGTCAGGAGACTGAGTGCAATCCGGCGAGACACTCGCCGTTTTCTCGATATCGCAATCGCTTCCCACTCCATTTCGCGAAGGGGAGCGATTGCGTGTCGCTAAGCGTGTTTGCCTCATTACTCTTTGGAATTGGAGATTTTCATGACGAACAGAACAATCTCTGAGACGCCTTCTCAGGCTGCAGATCCCAGTTGGTGGGGGGCGCTTCTTCTGGGGGTCGTTTTTATTTTTGCGGGCTTCGTGGTGCTTGGTGATGTCGTGGCAAGCACGGTCATCAGCGCGTTTCTAATTGGCATCTTGATGCTGGTGGCTGGCATTTCGGAAGTGTTTCAAGCCTTCTCGGCTCAGCACTGGCGCGGGTTCATGCTCAGACTGCTCGTCGGAATTATGTACGCCGTGTGCGGTGTAATCCTTATAACAGATCCTGCGCGTGGCTCAGTTGCGCTCACGTTCGTATTTGCCTTGGCGCTTATTGCGTCCGGTATCGTCCGTATCGCTCAGTCATTTCAGTATTGGCGTTGGTTCGGCGGGCTGCTGCTTTTCTCCGGTATTGTTGGGGTTTTTG is drawn from Hyphomicrobium methylovorum and contains these coding sequences:
- a CDS encoding HdeD family acid-resistance protein translates to MTNRTISETPSQAADPSWWGALLLGVVFIFAGFVVLGDVVASTVISAFLIGILMLVAGISEVFQAFSAQHWRGFMLRLLVGIMYAVCGVILITDPARGSVALTFVFALALIASGIVRIAQSFQYWRWFGGLLLFSGIVGVFAGLVILAKWPVSGLWVLGAVVGVDLVLHGIWWLSLVGRLRRERQVVPA